A region from the Cryptosporangium arvum DSM 44712 genome encodes:
- a CDS encoding DUF4244 domain-containing protein, whose amino-acid sequence MRRIRLAGEAGMSTAEYAVGTIAAVAFAGVLLKVVTSPTVQSALTAILAKALKG is encoded by the coding sequence ATGCGACGGATCCGGCTGGCGGGAGAGGCCGGAATGAGCACCGCCGAGTACGCCGTCGGAACGATCGCCGCGGTGGCGTTCGCCGGAGTGCTGTTGAAGGTCGTGACCTCGCCGACGGTGCAGTCGGCGCTGACCGCGATTCTCGCGAAGGCGCTGAAGGGGTAG
- a CDS encoding TadE family type IV pilus minor pilin — protein sequence MTAELAAALPIVVLLLTAGLTVLAATTTHLRCVDAAREAARAASRGDPTAADIGRRVAPPGATVRVMREGDLVRVTVTAPLPAIGRSWPGELTATAVAEPEPGSESQPGFKSQPGFESQPGFGSQPGFGSQPGAGSQPGAGSQPGAGSQPGAGSGAEPESSSRSRPQFGSGSGSVSGAGSVSGRAPVSGAEAGVGAVPGLESGSGGEVSSGGEPRSVSERGLLSESGAESGLRRGPQRKAVP from the coding sequence GTGACCGCGGAGCTGGCGGCCGCGCTGCCGATCGTGGTGCTGCTGTTGACCGCCGGCCTGACGGTGCTGGCCGCGACCACCACGCACCTCCGTTGCGTCGACGCTGCGCGGGAGGCCGCCCGCGCAGCGTCACGCGGCGACCCGACGGCGGCGGACATCGGCCGGCGTGTGGCACCGCCGGGCGCGACGGTCCGGGTCATGCGGGAAGGGGATCTGGTGCGGGTCACTGTCACGGCGCCGCTGCCGGCGATCGGTCGGTCGTGGCCGGGGGAGCTGACAGCCACCGCAGTAGCCGAGCCCGAGCCCGGCTCGGAGTCCCAGCCGGGGTTCAAGTCCCAGCCGGGGTTCGAGTCCCAGCCGGGGTTCGGGTCCCAGCCGGGGTTCGGGTCCCAGCCTGGGGCCGGGTCCCAGCCTGGGGCCGGGTCCCAGCCTGGGGCCGGGTCCCAGCCTGGGGCCGGGTCCGGGGCTGAGCCCGAGTCCTCTTCGCGGTCCCGGCCACAATTCGGATCCGGCTCTGGGTCGGTGTCCGGGGCCGGGTCGGTGTCTGGGCGCGCGCCGGTGTCTGGGGCAGAGGCTGGGGTTGGGGCTGTCCCTGGGCTTGAGTCCGGGTCTGGGGGTGAGGTCTCATCCGGGGGCGAGCCTCGATCTGTATCCGAACGCGGCCTGCTGTCTGAGTCCGGGGCCGAGTCCGGACTCCGGCGCGGGCCTCAGCGCAAGGCGGTGCCGTGA